The segment ACCAGCGCCTTGAAGTGGCTGAAATCGAGGGTGATTTACTGAAGGCGGTGGTCGCGAAGAATGCGCCTAAGGTGGAAGCACTGTACCGAAAACTGGTCAACGCTCGACTCATTCTAAGCCGGTCGGAATCGAAAAGCTTAGCGTAACACGCTATGGCTCCTCATTTTTACTTACTTTTGGACAGAAGGGGAATTTCCTGGAATTAGGCCGGCCGGCGGCGGCGATTCTCGTCGTCGTGACCGCCATCAGCTGGTTGCGGTGATGTCGGTGGTATCAGGCTTCCGGAAACATTAGACGCTCCCGGCTACTGCAGCAGGTCGATGGCATATTCCAGCTGCTTGTCCTGCCCCCGCTTGATGTCCTCGGCCGTCTGGGGCACCCGGATCTGGGGCGGCACGCCGATGGTCTCCCACGGCAGGCCGTCCCACCGGCGCACATCAATGGTGGGGATATTCACCTTTTTTCCGCTGGGCAGCGTGTGGCGGGCGGCAAAGTAACCGGTTTCTTCAGAACCTCCCGAACCGCCACCGGTCGTGTCCCCGATCACGGTGGTATTCGGCCGTAGCTTCATCAGGTCGGCAAAGTGTTCACTGGCGCTGTAGCTCGATCCGTTAATGATGACGACTACGGGCTTGGTGTACTGAAAGGATCCCACCGGATCGATAGCCGGCCATTGGTATTCGTTGCCCGCTGCATCATAGAAAAATAAGCTGTCAATGGAAGTGGTTATAAACCGGCCCACCGCGTGCCAAACGATAGGTCGGTTGCCTCCCGAACCGCCCCGGTCATCGATGATCAGGCCGTCGGTGTTACGCAGGTAGGCCAGCGCGGTGGCGAAATGGGTCTCGAAGCCTTCTGATTGATACGAGGATATCCATAGGTAGCCGATGTTTCCCGGCAGGATTTCGTATTCGAATCCGCCGCCCTCGGTCACCCGCAGCTCCCGGTCGAAATAGGTCCGCACCACGTAGGGACTGTACGCATGGCGGTCCCGCAGCATGCGGGGTGTGGGGAAATAGGGATACACCTGGCCGCCGCCCTCGGTCTGATAGTACACGTGGCCGTCTTTCAACTCGGCCAGCAGATCGTGGAGCACCTGGTAGAACTCGTCACCCTGGGCAGCTGCGGTGCGTGGACGGTACACGGTCCGGAGCGAGTCCCAATCGATCTGCTTCCAGTCCAGGTAGACGTAGCGGGTGTTGACGATGTCCCAGGTCATGTCGAAGTCTGCCAGGTGCTGATCGGAGGTGGCCTCTTCCACCAGCAGGTCACTGCAGGCAAAGGACAGCATCATCGCCAGGAGCATCGGGATCGATCCGAATGCTTTCATGCTGCGTCCCCCCTCAGATGTGGTAGCTGAGCGTCATCGTGAGATTGTCGCTCACAGTCAGGATCGGGTTCCACTTGCTGACGCTCATGATCTGGAGCATGCCGGCCGCTCTGACGGACAGCCTGTCCTGAATACGATATCGCACCCCCAGGTCGGCCGTGGCAATCGCGCCCGACAATAGCGTGAGTAGCCCGCCCGCCGTTCCACTCTCTTCCACCACATCCACGGTGCGTATGCCAATAGACAGCAGGCTCGTACGGCATGATCCCTCCACCAGCAGCTTGGATCCCATGGGGACCACAATCTCGGAATTCACTCCCAGGGACAGCAGAAATGCCAGGGACATATCCATGTGCAACGCACCCTGGGCCGCGATATTCTGATCATTCATGAACAGATGGAAGCCGAAGGATGGCCCCGCATAAACCTGCGCCTCCTTCCCGAATAACGCCGCCCGTTTTATGGGATAGAGATAATCCTGCTGCAATGCGGCCTGAAGTACATCGGTGGAGACGTTATTGTTCTTGATTTCAGAAGAGTTGCGGAACTCGAGTTTCAACCGGTAGCCCCACTTATCATGGAGCCGTGACCAGTCGGCGCTCAAGTAGGGCAGCATGCCGGAATATCTCTCTTGGGATATGTATTCATCTCGCATGGCATACTGGCCAAAGCCGTATTGGATGGATAGTCCGGTAGAGGGTGGAATTAGTTGTCCCGTAAGGGCTTGGGCATCCAGGACCGCAGCACTGCAACAGATGAAAGCCACAAGGAAAACGAAATAATGTTTCATCCTGATTCCTTTTGTATTGGTTTCAATAACGCTAGGTGACGTGACTGTAGAATTTTTCAGCTTCCGTAATCTCATATTAGACCCGCGTGTGATCAAGGAAGTTGTCTGAGGTATATCCATTATGTACTTCCAGGAACCGTTGAGGGGTCCCTACGGGTGGGTGGTTCAATTTACAGTCCACTCACCCCTAAATCCCCTCTCTCAAGCCTGTCCCGCTGGAAGCGGGGAGAGAGGGGCCTCGCGAAGCGAGCGGGGTGAGTGCTTTCAGGGGCACCGCGTAGCGAGGAGCTTGCCCTGAACCTTGCCCTGCCCTTGGTCCCGCCGTAGGCGGTGACTCCCAGTCCCGTCTAAAATCCCGCTGTAAGCGGGGCAGAAAGCGGGGAGTCCCGACTTTACGTCGGGATCGAAGGGGTAGCCGAAGGGGCCTGCCAGAGCAGGTCTTCGCTGTGGGTAGGAGTCTTGCGCAGCATCCGGGCAATTTTGCGCACGGCTTTGAGCCGGTGATGTATCTGGAATTCCCCCTTGGGCATGGTGAGAATTTACAGTT is part of the Candidatus Neomarinimicrobiota bacterium genome and harbors:
- a CDS encoding S41 family peptidase, with product MKAFGSIPMLLAMMLSFACSDLLVEEATSDQHLADFDMTWDIVNTRYVYLDWKQIDWDSLRTVYRPRTAAAQGDEFYQVLHDLLAELKDGHVYYQTEGGGQVYPYFPTPRMLRDRHAYSPYVVRTYFDRELRVTEGGGFEYEILPGNIGYLWISSYQSEGFETHFATALAYLRNTDGLIIDDRGGSGGNRPIVWHAVGRFITTSIDSLFFYDAAGNEYQWPAIDPVGSFQYTKPVVVIINGSSYSASEHFADLMKLRPNTTVIGDTTGGGSGGSEETGYFAARHTLPSGKKVNIPTIDVRRWDGLPWETIGVPPQIRVPQTAEDIKRGQDKQLEYAIDLLQ